The following proteins are encoded in a genomic region of Terriglobales bacterium:
- a CDS encoding DUF2867 domain-containing protein — translation MPPISPAEFSALPLRVHTFLADVPLHDVWAVDLPAHRDGVSLSEFLRGANQGGIDRFPPATRALIRLRLFLGRIFRLETEPKDASAASFASRLTPEDRARSLVVPGTPEGLFRVVYRFENEQLLEVQNRTVHGAALSALVERADGYRFYFAVYVRPSGWITPLYMRLIDPFRKWIIYPAMLKTIRATWDRNV, via the coding sequence GTGCCGCCGATTTCTCCAGCAGAGTTTTCCGCGCTGCCCCTTCGCGTGCATACGTTTCTCGCCGACGTCCCGCTGCATGACGTCTGGGCGGTTGACTTACCTGCGCACCGCGACGGCGTTTCCCTTTCTGAATTTCTTCGCGGGGCGAATCAGGGCGGGATCGACAGATTTCCCCCAGCGACCCGTGCGCTTATCCGTCTTCGGCTCTTTCTTGGACGCATTTTTCGACTTGAGACCGAACCGAAGGATGCCTCGGCAGCCTCCTTTGCAAGTCGCCTAACGCCTGAGGATCGCGCTCGTTCTCTTGTCGTGCCCGGAACGCCGGAAGGACTGTTCCGCGTTGTCTATCGTTTCGAAAACGAACAGCTACTTGAAGTACAGAATCGTACCGTCCATGGTGCGGCCCTCAGTGCCCTCGTTGAAAGGGCCGATGGCTATCGATTCTATTTTGCAGTCTACGTGCGCCCGAGCGGGTGGATTACGCCCCTCTACATGCGCTTAATCGATCCGTTCCGAAAATGGATTATCTATCCGGCCATGTTGAAAACGATTCGTGCAACCTGGGATCGGAATGTCTGA